A region of the Candidatus Palauibacter polyketidifaciens genome:
CTGTCTCCCGCGCCCCGAATGACGATGACGTGGACGTTCTCGTCGAACCGCGCGCGCAGGATCGCGTCGTCCAGGTCGCGCATCATTTCGTACGTGTATGTGTTCGCGGGCGGGTCGTCGATCGTGAAGACCGCGACGCCGTCCTCGGCCGCATATCGAATCAGCGTGTCAGCCATGAATCCCTTCCTCTTGAAAACCGTTCTGAAGATGATGCCTGAAGACTGCGAGAGGCCGTCCCGCGGGCGTTCCGCGACCCGGGGCTGTCCCCGGCGTCCCGTGGAGGGGCAAACTATCCCCGCTCCCACCGGACGGACAGTGAGTTTTGGCGCCACGGCTTCCGCCATCGGAAGCGCAACGCGGGGATCGTCCGGAGTGTCGTGAGCACAGCATCCGCGCGGCGGTCCGCGCCGCGTCTCGCGCCCCCGGCCGACCCGGTCCGGGCATGGGTCCGAATAGGGAGGAGTTCGGCTTGAAGCACGGGATGACCGCCGCAACCGCATGCTGAGACGCGCCGGGCTCGGCGTCCTGTTCGGGACGGTGATGGTGGACATGATGGGCTTCGGCATCGTCCTCCCGCTGCTCCCCTTCTACGCCGAGGAAATGGGCGCCTCGCCGCGCTGGGTCACCCTCATCATCGCTTCTTTCTCCATCACGCAACTCCTGTCGGCGCCGATCTGGGGCCGCTTCTCCGACCGGGTGGGGCGCCGGCGCCTCCTCCTCATCGGGCTCTTCGCCTCGGCGCTCTCCTACCTCCTGTTCGCCCTCGCCGACAATCTCTGGGTTCTTCTGCTCTCCCGCGCGACGGCAGGCGCCGCCGGCGGCACCGTCGGGATCGCCCAGGCCTACGTCGCCGACTCCACGGAGGGAGAGGAGAGGGCCAAGGGGCTTGGGCTCATCGGAGCGGCTTCGGGCCTCGGCATCATGCTCGGACCGGCTATCGGAGGGGCCTTCAGCAGCTTCGGGCTGGGAGTGCCGGGCTACGTCGCCGCCGGCCTGTGTCTGCTCAACCTGATGGCGGCGATGGTGCTGCTGCCGGAGTCGCGGCACTTCCGCTCCGGCCGAGCCGACGCCTCGAAGGGAGAGGCCGCAACGGTGTGGCTCTGGCTCCGGTCGCTCAACCGCTTCCCGCTGCGCGTGCTCCTCGTCGTGTATTTTCTGACGCTCGCCTGCTTCACGTCGATGACATCGGTTCTCGCACTCTACGCGGAGCGCGTGTTCGCGATGACGGCGGCGGACATGGGCCTCGTCTTCACGCTCGCGGGCGGCTGCACCGTGATCGTGCGCGGCGGTCTCGTCGGGCGGATCGTGAAGCGGTTCGGCGAGCCGCGCACCATGCGCGCCGGTTGCGCGCTCCTCGCCCTCGGCGTGGGGGCCATCCCCTTCATCGAAGAGGGCTGGCAGCTGTGGGTGCTCGTCCCGACATGGGCGTCGGCGACGGGGCTTATCTTCCCGGCCCTCCACGCCCTGATCTCGCGGGCGACGGACGAACACTCGCAGGGCTCGGTGTTCGGCGGCAGCCAGGTCGCCGGTGGAGCGGGCCGGGTCCTGGCGCCGCTCGCGGCGGGTCATCTGTTCGAGCTGTATTCGATCGAGAGCCCGTTCCTGGTCGGGGCCTCGGCATCCGCCGTCGCGCTCTGGCTGGCGCTCCGGATCCCCGCGCCGCGCGATCACAAGGCGGAGGAAGAACTCGATCCCACCGACCGCTGGACGGGCCCGGTCGCCGCGCACGAGCCCCGCGACCAGCCGGACGCCCGGTCGCCGTGATCCCGCGGTCGCCGTGAATCCGCAGCCGCCCCGCGTCGCCGGCGAAGTAGGGGAGACGGACCGCTTCGCCGAGCAGGCACAGTTCGTGTCGCTGCGGTGGGGCGAGGTGTCGGCGCTGCTCGTCCGCCCTCCGGACGCGCGGGCGATGCTTGCCTTCGCGCACGGGGCCGGGGCGGGAATCGAGCATCCGTTCATGTCGGACATGGCGCAGCGGCTGGCGGGGCGGGGGATCGCGACCTTCCGCTACCACTTCCCCTACATGGAGGCGCGGGCGCTCTCCGGCCGCCGCCGGCCTCCCGACCGTCCGCCGGTCCTCGTGGAAACGGTGCGAACCGCCGTTGCGAAGGCGGGCGCCCTGGCGGGCGGGCTGCCGCTGTTCGCGGGCGGCAAGTCGATGGGCGGCCGCATGACGTCGGCTGCCGCCGCCGAGGCGCCGCTCCCCGGCGTCGCCGGCCTCATCTTCTTCGGTTTCCCGCTGCACGCGCCCGGGCGCCCGGAGCGCGCCGCCGAGCGGGCGGCTCACCTGAGCGGGGTCACCGTCCCGATGCTCTTCCTGCAGGGGACCCGCGACGCCCTCGCCCACCTCGATCTCATCGAGGAGACGTGCGCCTCGCTCGGGCCGCTCGCCACGCTCCACAGACTGGAGGGCGCCGACCACTCCTTCCGCGTCCTCAAGCGCAGCGGCCGCACGAACGAGGAGGTCGCCGATGAGATCACCGCACGTGTAGCCGCCTGGACCGACAG
Encoded here:
- a CDS encoding alpha/beta family hydrolase; this encodes MSLRWGEVSALLVRPPDARAMLAFAHGAGAGIEHPFMSDMAQRLAGRGIATFRYHFPYMEARALSGRRRPPDRPPVLVETVRTAVAKAGALAGGLPLFAGGKSMGGRMTSAAAAEAPLPGVAGLIFFGFPLHAPGRPERAAERAAHLSGVTVPMLFLQGTRDALAHLDLIEETCASLGPLATLHRLEGADHSFRVLKRSGRTNEEVADEITARVAAWTDR
- a CDS encoding MFS transporter is translated as MLRRAGLGVLFGTVMVDMMGFGIVLPLLPFYAEEMGASPRWVTLIIASFSITQLLSAPIWGRFSDRVGRRRLLLIGLFASALSYLLFALADNLWVLLLSRATAGAAGGTVGIAQAYVADSTEGEERAKGLGLIGAASGLGIMLGPAIGGAFSSFGLGVPGYVAAGLCLLNLMAAMVLLPESRHFRSGRADASKGEAATVWLWLRSLNRFPLRVLLVVYFLTLACFTSMTSVLALYAERVFAMTAADMGLVFTLAGGCTVIVRGGLVGRIVKRFGEPRTMRAGCALLALGVGAIPFIEEGWQLWVLVPTWASATGLIFPALHALISRATDEHSQGSVFGGSQVAGGAGRVLAPLAAGHLFELYSIESPFLVGASASAVALWLALRIPAPRDHKAEEELDPTDRWTGPVAAHEPRDQPDARSP